From Actinopolyspora lacussalsi, a single genomic window includes:
- a CDS encoding ABC-2 type transport system ATP-binding protein (product_source=KO:K01990; cath_funfam=3.40.50.300; cog=COG1131; ko=KO:K01990; pfam=PF00005; smart=SM00382; superfamily=52540), translating into MNSTPVIDVARLNLTYGDHPAVKDLSLQVRSGELYALLGTNGAGKTSTLEIVEGHRAATSGTVRVFGQDPRDRRAVRPRTGIMLQESGFSPDLTVRESVRLIGKLTGRTDTVEHVLGIVDLTSKAGTKVSQLSGGEKRRLDFATAVYGAPELIFLDEPTTGLDIQSRDALWSSVDKLRAAGSTIVLTTHYLEEAQQRADRIGLMHRGTLHREGTVSELTRTLPAVIRFTLTNTAPALPLRATRENDGSCLIETHHLQRDMYTLLGWAQDHAVELCDLEAGPTRLDDVFRAIGDD; encoded by the coding sequence ATGAACTCGACTCCGGTCATCGACGTGGCACGGTTGAACCTCACCTACGGTGACCATCCCGCCGTGAAGGACTTGTCCCTCCAGGTACGAAGTGGAGAGCTCTACGCCCTGCTCGGTACGAACGGGGCCGGCAAGACATCGACCCTGGAGATCGTCGAAGGCCACCGCGCCGCCACCTCGGGCACCGTACGGGTCTTCGGCCAGGACCCGCGCGATCGGCGTGCGGTGCGTCCCAGGACGGGCATCATGCTGCAGGAGAGCGGGTTCTCCCCGGATCTGACAGTGCGGGAATCGGTCCGGCTGATCGGGAAGCTCACCGGACGTACGGACACGGTCGAACACGTCCTGGGCATTGTCGACCTCACGAGCAAGGCGGGTACCAAGGTCTCCCAGCTCTCCGGCGGCGAGAAAAGGCGACTGGATTTCGCCACCGCTGTGTACGGGGCACCGGAGCTGATCTTCCTGGACGAACCCACCACCGGCTTGGACATCCAGTCCCGTGACGCCCTGTGGAGTTCCGTGGACAAGCTGCGTGCCGCGGGGTCGACCATCGTGCTCACCACGCACTACCTGGAGGAGGCCCAGCAGCGCGCCGATCGCATCGGGCTCATGCACCGGGGAACCCTGCACAGGGAAGGGACCGTTTCCGAACTGACGCGGACCCTCCCCGCCGTTATCCGCTTCACCCTCACGAACACCGCACCGGCCCTGCCACTGCGGGCAACACGTGAGAACGACGGCAGTTGCCTCATCGAGACGCATCACCTGCAGCGGGACATGTACACCCTGCTCGGGTGGGCGCAGGACCACGCGGTGGAGTTGTGTGATCTCGAAGCCGGCCCGACCAGGCTCGACGACGTCTTCCGCGCCATCGGCGACGACTGA
- a CDS encoding two-component system response regulator DesR (product_source=KO:K07693; cath_funfam=1.10.10.10,3.40.50.2300; cog=COG2197; ko=KO:K07693; pfam=PF00072,PF00196; smart=SM00421,SM00448; superfamily=46894,52172), translating to MTTVVLADDEALLRKALASLLPLEGEITVLAEAEEGETAVRTTLYHRPDVLVIDLEMPGVDGLGAVSSIRHERPDQVILMLTRHARPGVLRKALKLGVQGFVSKSAEPAHIASVIATLHEGKRWIDPEVSALAVVDDCPLSDRELDVLRVTGEGYSVADIATRLHLAEGTVRNYLSSAMQKTQSRTRHEAARYAREHDWL from the coding sequence ATGACTACGGTGGTGCTCGCCGATGACGAGGCCCTGCTCCGCAAGGCACTGGCGTCGTTGCTTCCGCTCGAGGGCGAGATCACTGTGCTCGCCGAAGCGGAGGAGGGCGAGACGGCCGTCCGTACCACGCTGTATCACCGGCCCGATGTGCTCGTCATCGACCTGGAGATGCCGGGTGTGGACGGTCTCGGCGCCGTCTCGTCGATCCGTCACGAGCGACCGGACCAGGTGATTCTCATGCTGACCCGTCACGCCAGGCCCGGAGTGCTCCGCAAAGCGCTGAAGCTCGGGGTGCAGGGCTTCGTCAGCAAGTCCGCGGAACCGGCGCATATCGCCTCGGTCATCGCGACGCTGCACGAGGGCAAGCGCTGGATCGACCCGGAAGTGTCCGCGCTCGCCGTCGTCGACGACTGCCCGCTCAGCGACCGCGAACTGGACGTGTTGCGGGTGACCGGCGAGGGCTACTCCGTCGCCGACATCGCTACCCGGCTCCACCTGGCGGAGGGCACAGTACGTAACTACCTCTCCAGCGCGATGCAGAAGACCCAAAGCCGCACCAGACACGAGGCAGCGAGATACGCAAGGGAACACGACTGGTTGTAG
- a CDS encoding uncharacterized protein YukE (product_source=COG4842; cog=COG4842; superfamily=140453), with translation MSQKPADELTEPESSDPIPDLAENVIGASQYISVAYWTGRALDMALGFNPGEWVSEQFSGEWQVVQQAGIALGNLKKFNAQFAQYIDESTKNLSEDWEGVAADQASAYFAGLSRAVREQQETLDGLSQQFDQMATGMYETAKAIKGFLDMLLDYAIAMGIELAAAALNSWNVIGSVAAGAAFAATLTKAMGVAGQAIQAHTVAWNSVQATVGVIAGYASSLEGIEHHILPESSYDHPGV, from the coding sequence ATGTCGCAGAAACCGGCAGATGAATTAACTGAACCAGAGTCTTCCGATCCAATTCCTGATCTTGCGGAAAACGTTATAGGTGCCAGTCAATATATCAGTGTCGCATACTGGACTGGCAGAGCTCTCGACATGGCGCTCGGGTTTAATCCTGGAGAGTGGGTTTCCGAGCAATTCTCAGGTGAATGGCAAGTCGTGCAGCAAGCCGGAATAGCGCTTGGGAATTTGAAAAAATTCAATGCACAGTTTGCGCAGTATATCGACGAATCGACGAAGAATTTATCTGAGGATTGGGAAGGAGTCGCGGCGGATCAGGCCAGTGCATATTTCGCTGGCTTATCCAGAGCAGTACGTGAACAGCAAGAAACACTTGATGGGCTAAGTCAGCAGTTCGATCAGATGGCTACGGGGATGTACGAGACAGCAAAGGCCATTAAAGGATTCCTGGACATGCTTCTCGATTATGCGATAGCAATGGGGATTGAACTCGCGGCCGCAGCTTTGAACAGCTGGAATGTGATCGGATCAGTAGCTGCTGGAGCGGCATTTGCCGCGACTTTAACGAAGGCGATGGGAGTAGCTGGCCAGGCGATCCAGGCACATACTGTTGCATGGAACTCCGTTCAAGCCACTGTTGGCGTTATCGCTGGTTATGCCTCCTCTCTTGAGGGTATCGAGCATCACATCCTTCCTGAAAGCAGCTATGATCATCCTGGAGTGTGA
- a CDS encoding hypothetical protein (product_source=Hypo-rule applied) — translation MSDQDREPMMDVSRGDVGLSRHLRNSLRIIRDKTDDEEFRKLADDVIAGKRGLREASQSASFSRVLDYQVEKASTEMAEMSDEEREELALSGEQQLADLGVDSSRGTCSSVEDLEDTDYSNKTWLH, via the coding sequence ATGTCAGATCAAGATCGAGAGCCAATGATGGATGTATCTCGCGGTGATGTCGGGTTATCCCGACACCTGAGGAATTCATTAAGGATTATTCGCGATAAAACTGACGACGAAGAATTCAGAAAACTGGCAGATGATGTAATCGCGGGAAAGCGGGGTCTTCGGGAGGCGAGTCAATCCGCCTCGTTTTCCAGAGTGTTGGATTATCAAGTAGAAAAAGCTTCAACGGAAATGGCGGAAATGAGTGACGAAGAACGTGAAGAGCTCGCGCTTTCAGGCGAGCAGCAATTAGCGGATTTGGGAGTGGATTCTTCGAGGGGGACTTGCTCCAGTGTTGAGGATCTGGAAGATACTGATTACAGCAATAAGACATGGTTGCATTAG
- a CDS encoding two-component system sensor histidine kinase DesK (product_source=KO:K07778; cath_funfam=2.30.40.10; cog=COG4585; ko=KO:K07778; pfam=PF07730; superfamily=48179,55874; transmembrane_helix_parts=Inside_1_28,TMhelix_29_48,Outside_49_51,TMhelix_52_71,Inside_72_77,TMhelix_78_100,Outside_101_123,TMhelix_124_146,Inside_147_152,TMhelix_153_175,Outside_176_393), translated as MAYLFDLFDDEEHMTNERIETTRGRMRRLNVATMVVAIAPVGALLVVLDSRTWWEAIVLSMGVAAALVAVARWTPTGISRVVLPCLLVTSAVWLAGVLVMNGDTAFYGVTIVGAVYAPKLPRYRGVSAVALTAFVASAGTARLLVSQQSVPDVLFANVLIPVGTTVVVTAGMFAGQWYYDVLEELAESREREAELAVARERVRFAGDLHDIQGHTLHVVKLKIALAQKLVRADADRAEGELREISALITDTITRTRELVYAQRRLNLAAELENAKNLLEAAGIGVLVDRDAELEERDNELLGQVLRETTTNILRHAQAKQVRITLSDSGITIVNDGVQDTSLPELGGLAILRKRVVDNGGELRVEQQDGRFVTAATFPNSHTDTARGRGKEEQ; from the coding sequence GTGGCGTACCTTTTCGACCTGTTCGACGACGAGGAGCACATGACGAACGAGCGCATCGAGACCACTCGGGGACGGATGCGCAGACTGAACGTCGCGACGATGGTCGTGGCCATCGCTCCGGTCGGCGCACTGCTGGTGGTGCTCGACTCCCGCACGTGGTGGGAGGCCATCGTCCTGAGCATGGGGGTCGCCGCGGCACTGGTGGCCGTCGCGCGGTGGACGCCGACCGGCATCTCGCGGGTAGTGCTGCCCTGTCTGCTCGTCACCTCGGCGGTGTGGCTCGCCGGAGTCCTGGTGATGAACGGCGATACGGCGTTCTACGGTGTCACGATCGTAGGAGCCGTCTACGCTCCGAAGCTGCCCCGGTATCGTGGCGTGAGCGCCGTGGCGTTGACCGCCTTCGTCGCCTCGGCGGGTACGGCGCGGCTACTGGTGTCACAACAGAGCGTGCCCGACGTGCTGTTCGCCAACGTCCTCATCCCGGTGGGAACCACGGTGGTGGTGACCGCGGGCATGTTCGCGGGTCAGTGGTACTACGACGTTCTCGAGGAGTTGGCGGAGTCCCGCGAGCGGGAAGCGGAACTGGCCGTCGCCAGGGAACGCGTGCGGTTCGCCGGTGACCTGCACGACATTCAGGGGCACACCCTGCACGTGGTCAAGTTGAAGATCGCGCTGGCCCAGAAGCTGGTGCGCGCCGACGCCGACCGCGCCGAGGGGGAGCTCCGGGAAATCAGCGCCCTGATCACCGACACCATCACCAGGACCAGGGAGCTCGTGTACGCGCAGCGGCGACTCAACCTCGCCGCGGAGCTGGAGAACGCGAAGAACCTTCTGGAAGCCGCGGGCATCGGCGTGCTCGTCGACCGGGACGCCGAGCTCGAGGAACGGGACAACGAACTGCTCGGTCAGGTCCTCCGGGAGACGACGACCAACATCCTGCGGCACGCACAGGCGAAACAGGTTCGGATCACGCTCTCGGATTCCGGCATCACCATCGTCAACGACGGTGTCCAGGACACCTCGCTGCCCGAGCTCGGCGGGCTCGCCATCCTCCGGAAGCGAGTGGTCGACAACGGGGGCGAGCTGAGGGTGGAGCAACAGGACGGGCGTTTCGTCACGGCCGCGACATTCCCGAACTCACACACCGACACCGCACGAGGACGAGGAAAGGAAGAGCAATGA
- a CDS encoding ribosomal protein S18 acetylase RimI-like enzyme (product_source=COG0456; cog=COG0456; pfam=PF08445; superfamily=55729) has product MVDRDAEVLDDPVGESLRGNHAHLARLVGRAATYTPEVATFCALPGEPDQDSWSELAELLGRGELADMFSCPASPPSDWEPVFSLEGLQLIRPAGSHPGHDPLEHDTCEHGPAVVELGADDVPEMLDLTARTAPGPFRPRTHELGTYLGIRESGTLVAMAGERLRPTGWSEISAVCTAPEARGRGHAARLVLAMIERIESRGERPFLHVVAANTGARALYERLGFVVRKAVTFRGFRTP; this is encoded by the coding sequence ATGGTCGATCGCGACGCCGAGGTACTCGACGACCCCGTCGGCGAGTCGTTGCGCGGGAACCACGCGCACCTGGCTCGCCTGGTCGGCCGGGCGGCCACCTACACGCCGGAGGTCGCCACCTTCTGCGCGTTGCCCGGCGAGCCGGACCAGGACTCGTGGTCGGAGCTGGCGGAGCTGCTTGGTCGTGGCGAGCTGGCCGACATGTTCAGCTGCCCGGCGAGCCCGCCGTCGGACTGGGAGCCGGTCTTCTCCCTGGAAGGTCTCCAGCTGATCCGTCCCGCCGGCAGTCACCCCGGTCACGACCCACTCGAGCACGACACCTGCGAGCACGGTCCGGCCGTGGTCGAGCTGGGAGCCGACGACGTTCCGGAGATGCTCGACCTCACCGCGCGGACCGCCCCGGGGCCGTTCCGGCCCCGCACGCACGAACTCGGCACCTACCTGGGCATCCGCGAGAGCGGCACGCTGGTCGCTATGGCGGGCGAGCGGCTCCGCCCCACGGGCTGGTCCGAGATCAGTGCCGTCTGCACCGCTCCCGAAGCGCGCGGACGAGGCCACGCCGCTCGGCTGGTGCTCGCGATGATCGAGCGTATCGAGTCCCGGGGCGAGCGTCCGTTCCTGCACGTGGTGGCTGCCAACACCGGCGCTCGCGCGCTCTACGAACGGCTCGGTTTCGTGGTCCGCAAAGCGGTTACCTTTCGCGGGTTCCGGACGCCGTGA
- a CDS encoding uncharacterized protein YdeI (YjbR/CyaY-like superfamily) (product_source=COG4430; cog=COG4430; pfam=PF13376; superfamily=48600), with amino-acid sequence MTAENEPVLEFASGEDWREWLANNHDDSSGVWLRIAKKNAATTSVSYAQALDEALCFGWIDAVKRSYDDSSWLQRFTPRKARSKWSRINRDNAERLIEAGRMREPGHREIEKAKQDGRWQTAYEPQRTATVPDDLRRELEANPAAKEFFDNLDSQNRYAILHRVADAKRAETRARRISRFVAMLAEHRKLH; translated from the coding sequence GTGACGGCCGAGAACGAACCGGTGCTCGAATTCGCCTCCGGCGAGGACTGGCGGGAGTGGTTGGCGAACAATCACGACGACTCGTCGGGGGTGTGGCTGCGCATCGCGAAGAAGAACGCGGCGACGACCTCCGTCTCCTACGCGCAAGCCCTGGACGAGGCGCTGTGCTTCGGCTGGATCGACGCCGTGAAGCGCTCCTACGACGACAGCTCCTGGTTGCAGCGCTTCACCCCGCGCAAGGCCAGGAGCAAGTGGTCGCGGATCAACCGGGACAACGCGGAACGCCTCATCGAAGCGGGGCGGATGCGCGAGCCCGGACACCGCGAGATCGAGAAGGCCAAGCAGGACGGCAGGTGGCAGACCGCCTACGAGCCGCAGCGCACGGCCACGGTGCCCGACGACCTGCGGCGTGAGCTGGAGGCCAACCCGGCGGCCAAGGAGTTCTTCGACAACCTCGACAGCCAGAACCGGTACGCGATCCTGCACCGGGTGGCCGACGCCAAGCGCGCCGAGACCCGCGCTCGCCGGATCTCGCGGTTCGTCGCCATGCTGGCCGAGCACCGCAAGTTGCACTGA
- a CDS encoding hypothetical protein (product_source=Hypo-rule applied; cath_funfam=3.40.50.1820; pfam=PF10824; superfamily=46785), with translation MSNVWRIMGFRANRESIQEFGERMNGLVSDSQAAESYAKKWLSFGYSEGRMFFTAVEAAENARNALVANYQRLAEVQRSSSSEVDKAAHLYEQMDRDAAARLDNSYKESN, from the coding sequence ATGAGCAATGTATGGAGGATCATGGGTTTTAGAGCAAACCGCGAAAGTATTCAGGAATTCGGCGAGAGAATGAACGGTCTGGTAAGTGATTCTCAAGCGGCTGAATCTTATGCTAAAAAGTGGCTCTCATTCGGGTACTCTGAAGGCCGTATGTTCTTCACTGCGGTAGAGGCCGCAGAAAACGCCAGGAATGCCTTAGTCGCCAACTATCAACGGCTGGCCGAAGTCCAGCGTTCTTCGTCTTCAGAAGTTGACAAGGCAGCTCACTTGTACGAACAGATGGACCGTGATGCGGCAGCGCGCCTGGACAACTCCTACAAGGAATCTAACTAA
- a CDS encoding transcriptional regulator with XRE-family HTH domain (product_source=COG1396; cath_funfam=1.10.260.40; cog=COG1396; pfam=PF13560; smart=SM00530; superfamily=47413) has translation MTETSSPTVWRRWLAFELVRLRRENGLEQKDVAKALRCTKAKVSYIETAERPVVLRDLEEVLLPFYGVPEERWPTYLEAARNSRRKGWWESYGSETLPDWFSLFVGLEQGASRIRTYEAQLVPGLMQTSDYANALLRRSTMERSEHELETSARFRMSRQSIFDRKSPPRLWAVLDEAVLRRLVGSRETMRFQLERLANATHDPKITIQVVPFSTGAHPGMTGPFTMLDFPWEHDPGMVFLEYRSGALYLEEAHAIESHTVAFEHLCALALPPDESVSMIRTIAKEFSDDEH, from the coding sequence GTGACGGAAACATCGAGTCCGACCGTGTGGCGACGGTGGCTGGCCTTCGAGCTGGTCCGACTCCGCAGAGAGAACGGCCTCGAACAGAAGGACGTGGCCAAGGCACTACGCTGCACCAAAGCGAAGGTTTCCTACATCGAGACCGCCGAACGCCCCGTCGTGCTCCGGGACCTGGAAGAGGTCCTGCTTCCGTTCTACGGAGTTCCGGAGGAACGCTGGCCGACCTACCTCGAAGCTGCCCGCAACTCCCGCCGGAAAGGTTGGTGGGAAAGCTATGGCTCGGAGACGTTGCCCGACTGGTTCTCCTTGTTCGTCGGGCTCGAACAGGGCGCTTCCCGGATACGAACCTACGAGGCCCAGCTCGTGCCCGGACTGATGCAAACCAGCGATTACGCGAATGCACTGCTACGCCGCAGTACGATGGAGCGCAGTGAACACGAGCTGGAAACCTCGGCCCGGTTTCGGATGTCTCGCCAGTCGATCTTCGACCGCAAGAGCCCGCCACGTCTGTGGGCAGTACTGGACGAAGCCGTCCTGCGACGCCTCGTAGGCAGCCGGGAGACCATGCGATTCCAGCTCGAACGCCTCGCGAACGCCACCCATGACCCCAAGATCACCATCCAGGTGGTTCCTTTCTCCACTGGAGCGCATCCAGGCATGACAGGCCCCTTCACCATGTTGGACTTCCCCTGGGAGCACGACCCCGGCATGGTTTTCCTGGAATACCGTTCGGGTGCGCTCTACCTCGAGGAAGCTCATGCGATCGAAAGTCACACCGTGGCTTTCGAACACCTCTGTGCCCTCGCTCTACCGCCGGACGAATCGGTCAGCATGATCCGAACCATCGCGAAGGAGTTCTCGGATGACGAGCACTGA
- a CDS encoding mannose-6-phosphate isomerase-like protein (cupin superfamily) (product_source=COG0662; cath_funfam=2.60.120.10; cog=COG0662; pfam=PF07883; superfamily=51182), translating into MTDRPVDIADKLSRVSEHWAPKVVARLNDYEIKVVKVQGEFVWHTHEDTDELFLVVDGELTIQLRDGDVRLRPGQLYVVPRGVEHCPVAEGEVHAVLMEPRGVVNTGDATDSSLTASYDDSLA; encoded by the coding sequence ATGACTGATCGTCCGGTTGATATCGCCGACAAGCTCTCCAGGGTTTCCGAGCACTGGGCGCCGAAAGTGGTGGCCCGGCTCAACGACTACGAGATCAAGGTGGTCAAGGTCCAGGGCGAGTTCGTCTGGCACACCCATGAGGACACCGACGAACTGTTCCTGGTCGTCGACGGCGAACTGACCATTCAGCTGCGGGACGGCGACGTTCGGCTGCGCCCCGGGCAGTTGTACGTCGTTCCTCGCGGGGTGGAGCACTGTCCCGTGGCCGAGGGGGAGGTGCACGCGGTGCTCATGGAGCCGCGAGGAGTGGTCAACACCGGTGACGCGACGGACAGTTCGCTGACGGCCTCCTACGACGACTCGCTGGCCTGA
- a CDS encoding ABC-2 type transport system permease protein (product_source=KO:K01992; ko=KO:K01992; superfamily=161093; transmembrane_helix_parts=Inside_1_11,TMhelix_12_34,Outside_35_48,TMhelix_49_71,Inside_72_91,TMhelix_92_114,Outside_115_123,TMhelix_124_146,Inside_147_157,TMhelix_158_177,Outside_178_210,TMhelix_211_233,Inside_234_239): MLSIAHSELIQIFRNRLVLVSGFVMPAAVSAFFIRQHELFASVASLGYIAAIVLFTVGAFGFYTTAVTTLASRRQNLFLKRLRSTAAGDAGILVGLLLPLSVIALAQVVVILTVLAVVAGLPDNIALLVTAVLTTVIMMLGLGLATAGLTNSPEHAQVTTLPVTLGVIGVASWVGITGTERFTLLKRLLPGGSATELVVNAWNGGAAVTDSLLLLAPTLAWVAVAVVLASRLFQWEPRR; this comes from the coding sequence ATGCTTTCCATCGCCCACAGTGAGCTGATCCAGATTTTTCGGAACAGGCTGGTGCTGGTATCCGGTTTCGTGATGCCCGCGGCGGTCAGTGCGTTCTTCATCCGGCAGCACGAGCTCTTCGCGTCCGTGGCCAGCCTCGGCTACATCGCTGCCATCGTGCTGTTCACCGTGGGGGCGTTCGGGTTCTACACCACGGCTGTGACCACCCTGGCCTCTCGCCGCCAGAACCTGTTCCTCAAGCGGCTGCGCTCCACCGCAGCAGGTGACGCCGGAATCCTCGTCGGCTTGCTGCTGCCGCTCTCCGTCATCGCGCTGGCTCAGGTGGTGGTCATCCTGACCGTGCTGGCCGTGGTCGCCGGTCTGCCGGACAACATCGCTCTCCTGGTTACGGCCGTCCTCACGACGGTGATCATGATGCTCGGCCTGGGACTGGCCACGGCAGGACTGACCAATTCCCCCGAACACGCCCAAGTGACCACGCTGCCCGTCACTCTCGGCGTCATCGGCGTGGCCAGCTGGGTGGGTATCACCGGCACCGAGCGGTTCACCCTGCTCAAGCGATTGCTACCCGGCGGGTCGGCCACCGAGCTGGTCGTCAATGCCTGGAACGGCGGCGCCGCTGTGACGGACTCCCTGCTACTGCTCGCCCCCACCCTGGCGTGGGTCGCCGTCGCCGTTGTGCTGGCCTCTCGCCTCTTCCAGTGGGAACCGCGCCGTTAA
- a CDS encoding hypothetical protein (product_source=Hypo-rule applied; pfam=PF04149) has protein sequence MDSLYWRKSSRSSDQGGNCVEVAAVPGEPSWLRSSHSGDQGSCVEVAYPAGGVAARDSKNPHEGVLVFERSHWNSFLTAVRQGALERA, from the coding sequence GTGGATTCATTGTATTGGCGTAAGTCGAGCCGCAGCTCGGACCAAGGCGGCAACTGCGTGGAAGTGGCAGCAGTGCCGGGAGAGCCAAGCTGGCTCAGGAGCAGCCACAGTGGGGATCAAGGGTCCTGCGTCGAGGTCGCCTACCCGGCCGGCGGGGTCGCCGCGCGGGACTCGAAGAACCCGCACGAGGGCGTGCTGGTCTTCGAACGCTCGCACTGGAACAGCTTCCTGACCGCCGTACGGCAGGGTGCATTGGAGCGCGCGTGA
- a CDS encoding SAM-dependent methyltransferase (product_source=COG0500; cath_funfam=3.40.50.150; cog=COG0500; pfam=PF13649; superfamily=53335), which produces MRDTDGEPGLGDAFGAALRQHHQGRRSFEIVERDDGLIGVNDLAPYFADRAAWPAIDQRAAPGITGRVLDLGCGTGRHSVPLTRDGFDVLGIDSSPGAVAVARERGGPRGGGSRLPRHHGLRR; this is translated from the coding sequence ATGCGGGACACGGATGGGGAACCCGGGCTCGGTGACGCGTTCGGTGCTGCGCTTCGGCAGCACCACCAGGGCCGGAGGTCCTTCGAGATCGTCGAGCGCGACGACGGTCTGATCGGCGTGAACGACCTCGCTCCCTACTTCGCCGACCGGGCCGCCTGGCCCGCGATCGATCAGCGTGCCGCACCGGGGATCACCGGCAGGGTGCTCGACCTCGGCTGCGGGACGGGCAGGCACTCCGTTCCGCTGACCCGCGACGGCTTCGACGTGCTGGGGATCGACTCCTCGCCCGGCGCCGTGGCCGTGGCACGCGAGCGAGGTGGACCGCGAGGAGGCGGGTCACGGCTACCTCGCCACCATGGTCTCCGCCGCTGA
- a CDS encoding uncharacterized protein (TIGR02246 family) (product_source=TIGR02246; superfamily=54427; tigrfam=TIGR02246): MTTKVRPRLNDPASQDAAKEAVERFTAQLQRGLDTYDAELYDHDFAADVVWGSPYGETLDDVEELLDTHRVLMAAEAAPPSRFEVVRVTAPAPGVAIAHIRRRALDETGFSEMALYTLVERDGRWWLAAAQNTPIVEPHD; encoded by the coding sequence ATGACCACGAAGGTACGGCCGAGGTTGAACGACCCGGCTTCCCAGGATGCCGCGAAGGAAGCGGTGGAGCGCTTCACCGCCCAGCTGCAGCGGGGCCTGGACACCTATGACGCCGAGCTCTACGACCACGACTTCGCGGCGGACGTGGTGTGGGGAAGTCCCTACGGGGAGACGCTGGACGACGTCGAGGAGCTGCTCGACACGCATCGCGTGCTCATGGCGGCGGAGGCGGCGCCACCCTCGCGGTTCGAGGTCGTGCGGGTCACCGCTCCGGCTCCCGGCGTGGCGATCGCGCACATTCGCCGCCGGGCGCTCGACGAGACCGGGTTCTCCGAGATGGCGCTGTACACCCTGGTCGAACGGGACGGGCGGTGGTGGCTGGCCGCCGCGCAGAACACGCCGATCGTCGAGCCGCACGACTGA
- a CDS encoding hypothetical protein (product_source=Hypo-rule applied), whose product MSDNEILAAEHAPAEPLGDEAEFAALVESFVREQAPRVFALVEEVGERADAEIFAWGLALAEHAEVFGAAGRMRGSFGSAESACEVLGMARELRLVWLPET is encoded by the coding sequence ATGAGTGACAACGAGATTCTCGCGGCGGAGCACGCACCGGCGGAGCCGCTGGGAGACGAAGCCGAGTTCGCGGCGCTGGTGGAGAGCTTCGTTCGCGAGCAGGCGCCACGGGTGTTCGCGCTGGTCGAGGAGGTCGGCGAGCGGGCCGACGCCGAGATCTTCGCGTGGGGCCTCGCCTTGGCAGAACATGCCGAAGTGTTCGGTGCGGCGGGGCGGATGCGGGGAAGTTTCGGCTCCGCCGAGAGCGCGTGCGAGGTGTTGGGGATGGCTCGCGAGCTCCGGCTGGTCTGGTTGCCGGAAACGTGA
- a CDS encoding hypothetical protein (product_source=Hypo-rule applied) translates to MHLQLHEYAYGDFPEAGVYRFVRFGVFDGSRRQDRT, encoded by the coding sequence ATGCATCTGCAATTGCATGAATACGCGTACGGCGATTTCCCGGAAGCGGGAGTTTACCGGTTCGTGCGGTTCGGGGTGTTCGACGGCTCGCGGCGCCAGGACAGGACGTAG